Within Stella humosa, the genomic segment AGCGTATCCGGGCCGCCGACGACGGTATCGCCCTCGGCCGAGCCGAAGATGAGGTCGTTGCCCTCGCCACCCTGGACGAGATCGTTGCCCGCACCACCGAGCAGCGTATCGTCACCACCCTCGCCATAAAGCAGGTCGTTGTCGTCGTCGCCATAGACCAGATCTACGCCACCGCCGCCGGTCAGCGTGTCTGCCCCATTGCCACCGACGACGGTGTCGGCATTCTCGTCGCCGTAGAGCAGGTCCCCGCCGACCTCGCCGTAGAGCAGGTCGTTGTTGGTGCCGCCGAAGATCGTATCGGTCTCGTCACCGCCATGCAGTGTGTCGGCGGCCCCATCGCCGTACAACAGGTCCGCGCCGGCATCGCCATAGGCGAGGTCGTTGCCGCCGGCACCCGTCAACTGGTCGGCGCCGTCGCCGCCGGTCAGGGTGTCATTGCCATCCTCGCCAAAGAGCTGGTCCGCGTCCGCGCCGCCGTCGATCGCGTCGTGGTTCTCGCCGCCATGGACGACGTCGCTGCCGACCTCGCCATAGATCAGGTCGTCGCTATTGCCACCCGACAGCGTGTCGTCGCCGTCGCCGCCGAGTACCGTGTCATTGCCCTCGTCGCCATAGAAGAGGTCTTTGCCGGCCTCGCCATTGAGAAGGTCGGAGCCGCTGCCGCCATAGGCCAGATCGTCGTTCTCGCCGCCCCAGATCGTGTCTGCGTTGCTGGCGCCGAGCAACAGATCGTTGCCATTGCCGCCGAACAATTGGTCGGCGTCGGAGGCGCCGTCCAGCGTGTCGTCGTCGACCTCGCCATAGAGCAGGTCGAGGCCGTTGCCGCCGAACAGGGCGTCCGTCCCCTGGCCACCCCACATCGTGTCGTCATCGCCGTCCCCATAGAGCAGGTCGGCGTCGTCCTCGCCATGGATCAGGTCGTTGCCGGTGCCGCCATAGGCCACATCGGCGCCCAGGCCCGCCCAGATGGTATCGCCCGCGCCGTCGCCATAGAGGAGATCGGCGCCATTGCCGCCGAACAGGCCATCGGCATCGCCGCCGCCAGCGACCGTGTCGTTGTCGTCCTCGCCATAGAGGAGGTCGAAGCCGGAGCTGCCATAGACGAGGTCGGTCCCCTGGCCGCCGAAGGCCGTATCGTCGTCGCTGTCGCCATAGAGGAGGTCGCCGCCGTCCTCGCCATAGATCAGGTCGTTGTTGGTGCCGCCATAGACGAAATCGCCGTCCTGACCGCCCCACAGCGTGTCGGCGGTGGCATCGCCATACAGCAGGTCGGACCCATTGCCGCCATAAGCCAGATCGGGGCCGCTGTCGCCCACGATGGTGTCGTTGTCGTTCTCGCCGAACAACGTGTCGGTGGAGCTGTTACCGGTCAGGTAGTCGGCGCCGTTACCGCCATAGATCAGGTCGTTGGTGCTGCCGCCATCTAGGAAATCGGCGCCATCATTGCCCAGCAGCGTGTCGTCGCTGGCGTCGCCATAGAGGCTGTCGATGCCCTCGCCACCGTAGAGCAGGTCCTGGCTGTCGCCGCCATAGGCAAGGTCGGTACCGTCACCGCCGAAAATGCGGTCCTTGCCATTCTCGCCATAGATCGTGTCGTCGCCGAGATGGCCGAGCAGGCTGTTGTGGGAATCGCCGAAGATGCTGTCGTCGCCGAGGCCGCCATAGATCAGGTCGTTGGCATTGCCGCCGGCGATCGTATCGGCCCCATTGTCGCCGTAGAGCGTGTCGGCATCGCCGTCGCCGAAGACGCGATCAGCGCCATTGCCACCATGAATCTCGTCGTCGCCGCCCTCGCCATAGATCGTGTCGGCGCCCGTGCTGCTGTCGGCAGGGAATACTTGACCGCCCGGTCCCAGATTGATGATAGCCAAGTCTATATCCCCCCAAAGCCGCCGGCCGCGCCCGGCCGATTTGGGATGGATAGTCTTACCGGATTTTCAGCGCGTCAATTGCCTCGCAACAACTTGCGCTGCGATTGTCAGGCGGCTGTGGCACCGTAGTACAGCATGACGGTATGCCGGGCTTCGGCGAAGAACAGCCAGCGTTCCACCAGAACTCCAGCGGTCGCCAGCGGGGCCGCCAGCAGGGCCGCCAGGGCGCCCGCCGGGCCGGGAACCAGCAGTGCCAGCAGCGCCAGCAGCAGGGGGGCCACGAAACCGGCCAGCAGCGCGATCAGCCGCAGCTTGCGCGCGTGCTTGCGGGCGATGCGGAATCCCATCTCCTCCAGCAGGTAGTTCTCGGACGTGTGCGGCGCCTCCAGCAGGCGCACCTTGCCGATGCGGCCCAGGCCCGTGGCGCTCTCGGGCGTGCTGGCGGACTGCGAGCCGTCGATGAAGCGCCAGTAGCCGAGCTTGAGAGCCATCGCCGCGACGGTCGCCAGCACGGCGATCCAGGCGACGGCGGATGCCGGGAAAGCGAAGAGGCGGCACAGCAGGTGCAGCCACAAGGCGCCGGTCATTGCCCCCATGGCGAGGTAGTTTGGCGCCACCCAGCCATTGTTCCAGCGCTGGATCGGCTTGAGCGAGGCATAGATCATGGCCGTGCAGTACACCGTGGCAACGGCGCCCAATGCCGCCAGCAGCCCGAGCAGGGCCGAGATGGCGCCGCCGAAGACCCAGGCCGCGGCGAACAGGCCGGCCGGCACGAAGGTGACGACGGCGACCAGCCCCTCGCGCGACAGCCACGAGGTGCGCCACTGCGACATGGCGCGCCAGGCCCGCTCCGGGTGGCCCAGATGCAGGGTCGAGGACAGCAGCCCGCCCGCGATGGCCGCCAGCGCCAGGCCGGTGGCGACGAAAGCAAAGCCGGCCGAGGCCGGCAGCAGCCCCATGGGGGCCAGGATGCCGAGCAGCGCAAGCAGGCCGTAGCCGGCGCCGGACGCGGTGGTGAAGGCGATGACGGAAAGGGCGGGATGCACGGGGGGACGTCGCCTATCGCGAGAGGATGCGGTCGATCCAGTGGAGGAAGCCGCCCGGCTCGGCCTTGATGACCGGGGCCAGCGATGCCAGCGCGCCGGTAGACCCGGCCTGAGTCCGGCCGGCGCGCGGCGGCAGGTACTTGTTGGTCGGCTTGTAGCCCAACTCGGGCAGCAGGTCGTAGCCGCCGCGCTCGCGCACGATGGTCGAGACCTCGCTGTCGGGATCGCCCAGGTCGCCGAAGTGCCGGGCCGAGGCCGGGCAGGTGGAGACGCAGGCCGGCACGCGCTCCTCGACCTCCAGCCGCTCGTTGTAGATGCGGTCGATGCAGAGCGTGCACTTCTTCATCACGCCCTGGTCCCAGTCATACTCGCGCGCGCCATAGGGGCAGGCCCACGAGCACAGCTTGCAGCCGATGCAGATATCCTCGTTGACGAGCACGATGCCGTCCTCGGTCCGCTTGTAGGAGGCGCCGGTCGGGCAGACCTCGACGCAGGCCGGCGTCTCGCAATGCAGGCAGGACTTGGGGAAGTGGACGGTGCGGCCGGCGGCACCATCGCCCGCCTCGAAGCTGTGGATGCGGTTGAACCAGACGCCGGCCGGGTCGCTGCCATAGGGGTCGCGGTCGGTCAGCGGGGCGGCATGGCCGCCGGTGTTCCATTCCTTGCAGTTGACCGCGCAGGCATGACAGCCGACGCAGATGTCGAGGTCGATGACGAGCCCCAGCTTGCGGGCGCCGGGCGCCGTGGCGGGAAGGGCGGTCATCGGCCGGACCTGTTGCGGCGGAAGATGGCGCCGAAGCGCGATATCGTCGGCGCCTCCTTCATCCCGGGCGGTCTCGGCACGGGCGGGAAGGCGGGTTCGGTCATGGTCAGGGGAACGGGCGCCTTCTCGACGCGGACGCGCAGGTCGTACCAGGCGGCCTGGCCGGTCACCGGGTCGGCATTGGCATAGCGCAGCCCGTCGCCCTCCGGTGGCAGCAGCTCGGAGATGACGTGGTTCAGGAGAAAGCCCTTGCGGCTTTCGCCGGCGTCCTCGGCCAGGTTCCAGGTGCCGGACCGCTTGCCGATGGCGTTCCAGGTCCAGACGGTGCCGGGCTCCACGCCCTCCATCAGCTTGGCCTGCACGGTGATCGCGCCATGGTGGCTGGTGACGGTGACCCAGTCGTCGTCGACGATGCCCAGACCCTCGGCCGTGACGCGGTTCATGTGCAGCCGGTTGCGGCCATGGATCTGGCGCAGCCAGGCGTTCATCGACCCCCAGGAATGGTACATGGCGGCCGGGCGCTGGGTGACGGCATGCAGCGGAAAGGCTTCACGGTCGACCGAGGCATGCTCGAACGGCCGGTACCAGATCGGCAGCGGATCGAAATGCTGGCGCACCCGCTCGCGCTGGCGCTCGGGCGGCTGCACCGTACCGTGCCCTTCGGCCGCCAGGCGGAAGCGCTGCAGCACCTCGGAATAGAGCTGCAGGATGATCGGCTGGGCGGCACCGATGAAGCCGAAGCGGGCAGCCTTCTCGAGGTAGGCCTTGTTGGCGTGCTTGTAGTAGCGCTCCTCGGGCGCGAACTCGTGGCGCCAGAAGCACTCGTTGGCGATGTAGGCCTCGACCTGCTTCGGGTTCGGCGCGCCACGCCCCTCGGTCTCGCCATTCTCGCCGCGCCAGCCCGCCAGCATGCCGATGCCGGGTGCGCGCTCATGGTTGGCAATGTAGTCGGGGTAGAGGCCGGGGAATCGCGGCGAGCCATCCGGCTTCACCAGGCCGGGCAGGCCCAGGCGCGCGCCCAGCTCGATCAGCACGTCCTGGAACGGGCGGACGTTGCGGTCGGGCTCGACGATCGGCTGGCGGATCGCGTCGGCCGCGCCGTCCGCATCGCAGATCGGCCGGTCGAGCAGCGAGATGCAGTCGTGCCGCTCCAGGTAGGTCGTGTCGGGCAGGATCAGGTCGGCATAGGCCACCATCTCGGAGGCGAACGCGTCCGAATAGATGATGTGCGGGATCTTGTACTCGCCGGTTGCCGCATCCTTGTCGGTCAGCATGGCGATGGTGCCCGGCACGTTCATGGCCGAGTTCCAGCTCATGTTCGCCATGAACATGAACAGCGTGTCGATCGGGTAGGGGTCACCCTTCCAGGCGTTGGTGATGACCATGTGCATCATGCCGTGGGCGGCCATCGGCGCGTCCCACGAATAGGCCTTGTCGATGCGCTGCGGCGTGCCGTCGGCATCGACCAGCAGGTCCTCCGGCCCGGTGACGAAGCCGAGCGGCGGGCCCGCCATCGGCTTTCCGGGTTCGATCGTGCCGGCCTTGCCGGCGGGCTTGATCGGCGGCGGGCAGGGGCGGGGAAGGGGGCTTGTAGCGGAAGCCGCCGGGGGTATCGATGCTGCCCAGCAGCATCTGCAGCAGGTGGATGGCGCGGCAGGTGTGGAAGCCGTTGGAATGGGCCGAGATGCCGCGCATGGCATGCATGGCCACCGGCCGGCCGACCATGCGCTCGTGCCGGCGTCCGGCCCAGTCGGTCCAGGGCTGCTCGATCACCACCTCTTCGGAGAAGGCGGCGTGGGCCAGTTCGGCCGCGATGCGGCGGATGGTGGCCGCCGGCACCCCAGTCTCCGCCGCCACCGCTTCCGGCGCGTATTGCGGGTCGAGATATCTGCCGGCGAAAAGCTGGAAGGCCGGCACCACCCGACGCCCGTCGGCCAGGGTGTGGTCGCCCACCATGGCCGGCGATACCTCCGCCGACATGGCGTCGCCGGGCGCATCGGTATTGCGGTCCCAGCACAGCGGCCGGCCCTCGCCGTCGCGGGCGAAGAGGCCGTCCTCGGCGGTGCCAGGCGCCTGGATCACCAGCCAGTGGGCGTTGGTGTAGCGGGCGAGATATTCCAGATCGACCTTGTCGGCGCGCAGCAGCTCGTGGATCAACGCCAGGACGAACAGGCCGTCCGTGCCGGGGCGGATGCCGACCCACTCGTCGGCGATGGCGGAATAGCCGGTGCGCACGGGGTTGACCGAGACGAACTTGGCGCCGCGCCCCTTGATATGGCCGAGCCCGATCTTGATCGGGTTGGAATCATGATCCTCGGCCACGCCGAACATCAGGAAGTAGCGGGTGTGGTGCCAGTCCGGCTCGCCGAACTCCCAGAAGGAACCGCCGATGGTGTAGAGCCCGGCGGCGGCCATGTTGACCGAGCAGAAGCCGCCATGGGCGGCATAGTTGGGCGTGCCGAACTGGCTCGCCCACCAGCCCGTCAGGGCCTGGCTCTGGTCGCGGCCGGTGAAGAAGGCCAGTTTGCGCGGATCGGTCTTGCGGATATGGCCCAGCCAGCCCTCGGCGATCGCCATCGCCTCGTCCCAGCCGATCTCCTTGAACTCGCCCTTGCCGCGCTCGCCCACGAGCAGCAGCGGCTGCGACAGGCGCGCCGGGGCGTACTGCGTCATGATGCCGGCCGAGCCCTTGGCGCACAGCACGCCGCGGTTCACCGGATGGTTCTTGTTGCCCTCGATATAGCGGACCGTGCCGTCCTTCAGGTGGACCTTGATGCCGCAAC encodes:
- a CDS encoding dimethyl sulfoxide reductase anchor subunit family protein, with translation MHPALSVIAFTTASGAGYGLLALLGILAPMGLLPASAGFAFVATGLALAAIAGGLLSSTLHLGHPERAWRAMSQWRTSWLSREGLVAVVTFVPAGLFAAAWVFGGAISALLGLLAALGAVATVYCTAMIYASLKPIQRWNNGWVAPNYLAMGAMTGALWLHLLCRLFAFPASAVAWIAVLATVAAMALKLGYWRFIDGSQSASTPESATGLGRIGKVRLLEAPHTSENYLLEEMGFRIARKHARKLRLIALLAGFVAPLLLALLALLVPGPAGALAALLAAPLATAGVLVERWLFFAEARHTVMLYYGATAA
- a CDS encoding 4Fe-4S dicluster domain-containing protein → MTALPATAPGARKLGLVIDLDICVGCHACAVNCKEWNTGGHAAPLTDRDPYGSDPAGVWFNRIHSFEAGDGAAGRTVHFPKSCLHCETPACVEVCPTGASYKRTEDGIVLVNEDICIGCKLCSWACPYGAREYDWDQGVMKKCTLCIDRIYNERLEVEERVPACVSTCPASARHFGDLGDPDSEVSTIVRERGGYDLLPELGYKPTNKYLPPRAGRTQAGSTGALASLAPVIKAEPGGFLHWIDRILSR
- a CDS encoding molybdopterin oxidoreductase family protein — its product is MAAHGMMHMVITNAWKGDPYPIDTLFMFMANMSWNSAMNVPGTIAMLTDKDAATGEYKIPHIIYSDAFASEMVAYADLILPDTTYLERHDCISLLDRPICDADGAADAIRQPIVEPDRNVRPFQDVLIELGARLGLPGLVKPDGSPRFPGLYPDYIANHERAPGIGMLAGWRGENGETEGRGAPNPKQVEAYIANECFWRHEFAPEERYYKHANKAYLEKAARFGFIGAAQPIILQLYSEVLQRFRLAAEGHGTVQPPERQRERVRQHFDPLPIWYRPFEHASVDREAFPLHAVTQRPAAMYHSWGSMNAWLRQIHGRNRLHMNRVTAEGLGIVDDDWVTVTSHHGAITVQAKLMEGVEPGTVWTWNAIGKRSGTWNLAEDAGESRKGFLLNHVISELLPPEGDGLRYANADPVTGQAAWYDLRVRVEKAPVPLTMTEPAFPPVPRPPGMKEAPTISRFGAIFRRNRSGR
- a CDS encoding molybdopterin-dependent oxidoreductase, producing MFRTVKEEVDLSPTVSDEVKFTTCYMCACRCGIKVHLKDGTVRYIEGNKNHPVNRGVLCAKGSAGIMTQYAPARLSQPLLLVGERGKGEFKEIGWDEAMAIAEGWLGHIRKTDPRKLAFFTGRDQSQALTGWWASQFGTPNYAAHGGFCSVNMAAAGLYTIGGSFWEFGEPDWHHTRYFLMFGVAEDHDSNPIKIGLGHIKGRGAKFVSVNPVRTGYSAIADEWVGIRPGTDGLFVLALIHELLRADKVDLEYLARYTNAHWLVIQAPGTAEDGLFARDGEGRPLCWDRNTDAPGDAMSAEVSPAMVGDHTLADGRRVVPAFQLFAGRYLDPQYAPEAVAAETGVPAATIRRIAAELAHAAFSEEVVIEQPWTDWAGRRHERMVGRPVAMHAMRGISAHSNGFHTCRAIHLLQMLLGSIDTPGGFRYKPPSPPLPAADQARRQGRHDRTRKADGGPAARLRHRAGGPAGRCRRHAAAHRQGLFVGRADGRPRHDAHGHHQRLEG